In Verrucomicrobiia bacterium, a single genomic region encodes these proteins:
- a CDS encoding penicillin-binding protein 2, translating into MAKRLQLHRLIWLVLLLVLAFAGLGYRLIDLQILRHEELSATAQRNTQREFLLEPHRGDILDIKGNLLATSIYVKTVCADPVCIGTHQPEVAHALAPLLAISEDKLLQNLTPRLRQNEKGEAQTNRYFRYVVLKNKVPVETWEKIQSTMAALDFHLDEKKLSRTERAFLRDLRQKGIFAQDDQMRVYPSQRLAAHVLGYTGFEEREVDDRPVREIVGKDGIELTFDSKLAGVRGWRLTETDGHKRELVTMREQDVEPRDGLDVVLTIDAVIQHIVEAVLADAMEKHSPISVSGIVVRPSTGEILAMATLPNFDPNNLASSTPDQRRNRVIADVAEPGSTFKIVVVSGALNEGVVRLSDLFDCEHGHWYYGGRSLHDHEPFGALSVENIITKSSNIGAGKIGVKMGEALLYKYICDYGFGTRTGLPLSGEVVGIVHPVKKWSKVSIAQIPMGQGISVTRMQMTMAMCAIANDGWLMQPMLVNRLQDHDRNIVAQYSPQKVRQVISPATAKMMVEALKTVVSPDGTAPKAALDHYTVAGKTGTAWKVENGVYVRKYFSSFIGFFPADHPELCISITLDEPKTSQGYYGGQIAGPIFKAIAEQAANYLNIRPEDGDGPSLSDPLAAPAELHPLKTASARTQ; encoded by the coding sequence ATGGCAAAGCGCTTACAATTGCACCGACTCATTTGGCTTGTGCTGTTGCTGGTGCTGGCCTTTGCCGGGCTGGGTTATCGCCTAATCGATCTGCAAATCCTGCGCCATGAAGAACTCAGCGCCACGGCCCAACGAAATACCCAGCGCGAATTCCTCCTGGAACCTCACCGGGGCGACATCCTCGACATCAAAGGCAACCTGCTGGCCACGAGCATTTACGTCAAAACCGTCTGTGCGGATCCGGTTTGTATCGGAACCCATCAACCCGAGGTGGCCCATGCGCTGGCCCCGCTGCTGGCAATCAGCGAGGATAAACTCCTTCAGAACCTCACTCCGCGCTTGAGACAAAATGAAAAGGGAGAGGCGCAGACCAATCGCTATTTCCGTTATGTTGTCCTCAAGAACAAGGTCCCGGTCGAGACGTGGGAGAAAATCCAATCCACGATGGCCGCACTCGACTTTCACCTGGATGAAAAGAAGTTGTCCCGGACCGAGCGCGCCTTTTTGCGCGACCTACGGCAAAAAGGAATCTTCGCCCAAGACGACCAGATGCGGGTGTATCCGAGCCAGAGACTGGCGGCACATGTGCTGGGTTATACCGGGTTCGAAGAGCGGGAGGTCGATGACAGGCCGGTGCGGGAGATTGTCGGCAAAGACGGCATTGAGTTGACCTTCGATTCGAAGCTGGCGGGCGTGCGCGGCTGGCGCCTGACCGAGACCGATGGACACAAGCGCGAACTGGTGACCATGCGCGAGCAGGACGTCGAACCGCGCGATGGGTTGGATGTCGTGCTGACTATTGACGCGGTCATCCAGCACATCGTCGAGGCGGTGCTGGCTGATGCGATGGAAAAGCACTCTCCCATCAGTGTGTCGGGAATTGTGGTGCGGCCAAGCACCGGAGAAATCCTGGCGATGGCTACCCTGCCCAACTTCGACCCCAATAATCTGGCTAGTTCCACTCCTGATCAGAGGCGAAACCGGGTCATTGCCGATGTAGCCGAGCCGGGCTCGACGTTCAAGATCGTCGTGGTCTCGGGCGCCCTCAACGAGGGCGTTGTGCGGCTCAGCGATCTCTTTGATTGCGAGCATGGCCATTGGTATTACGGCGGACGCTCCCTGCATGATCATGAGCCCTTCGGCGCGTTGTCCGTAGAAAACATCATTACCAAATCCTCCAATATCGGCGCAGGCAAGATCGGGGTGAAAATGGGGGAGGCCTTGCTTTACAAGTATATATGCGATTACGGCTTCGGAACGCGCACCGGTTTGCCTTTATCGGGGGAAGTGGTGGGGATTGTGCATCCGGTGAAGAAGTGGAGCAAGGTTTCCATTGCGCAGATTCCCATGGGCCAGGGGATATCCGTGACGCGGATGCAGATGACGATGGCGATGTGCGCAATTGCCAACGACGGCTGGCTCATGCAGCCGATGCTGGTCAACCGTCTTCAGGACCACGACCGTAACATCGTGGCCCAGTATAGCCCTCAGAAGGTGCGCCAGGTCATCAGCCCCGCCACAGCCAAAATGATGGTCGAGGCGCTTAAAACTGTCGTTTCACCAGATGGTACGGCGCCCAAGGCGGCCCTGGACCATTACACGGTTGCAGGCAAAACCGGCACGGCCTGGAAGGTCGAAAATGGCGTTTATGTGCGCAAGTACTTCTCCTCGTTTATCGGATTTTTCCCCGCAGACCATCCCGAGTTGTGTATCTCGATCACATTGGACGAACCCAAAACCAGCCAAGGTTACTATGGCGGCCAGATTGCTGGCCCCATTTTCAAAGCCATCGCTGAACAAGCAGCCAATTACCTCAATATCCGTCCCGAGGATGGCGATGGCCCGTCGCTTTCGGACCCTCTCGCAGCGCCTGCCGAGTTACACCCGTTGAAGACGGCGTCTGCGCGCACGCAATGA
- the rsmH gene encoding 16S rRNA (cytosine(1402)-N(4))-methyltransferase RsmH, with amino-acid sequence MADFVHKPVMLTEVLEALNPRSAGRYADGTLGGGGHAAAILEASSPNGWLYGCDRDGAAVEAAKARLAPFTGHFEARQGNFAELPEWVPSGSCDGVLLDLGVSSPQMDSAQRGFSFQRDGPLDMRMDTRQQLTAADLVNSAAAEELARIFWELGGEPEARRFARALVHDREQRRFETTRQLAGLIERLSPRRGRKRHPATRVFQALRMAVNDELGSLQRGLEGVLGLLRPGGRLAVITFHSAEDRLVKDFGRARAREYTFTGGVDVPELREARAPELKWVTRKALKPAAGELADNPRSRSAQLRVMEKI; translated from the coding sequence GTGGCAGATTTCGTTCACAAACCGGTGATGCTGACCGAGGTGTTGGAAGCGTTGAACCCTCGAAGCGCTGGGCGCTACGCCGACGGGACGCTCGGTGGGGGTGGACACGCGGCAGCCATTTTGGAAGCGAGCTCGCCCAATGGCTGGTTATATGGGTGCGATCGAGATGGCGCCGCGGTTGAAGCGGCCAAGGCCAGGTTGGCGCCCTTTACGGGACATTTCGAGGCGCGCCAGGGGAATTTCGCGGAATTGCCTGAGTGGGTGCCCTCGGGCAGTTGCGACGGCGTGTTGCTGGATTTGGGTGTGAGTTCGCCGCAAATGGATAGCGCCCAGCGCGGATTCAGTTTCCAGCGGGATGGTCCGCTGGACATGCGGATGGACACGCGCCAGCAACTGACTGCAGCGGATTTAGTCAACTCGGCGGCGGCTGAAGAGTTGGCCAGGATATTTTGGGAATTGGGCGGCGAACCCGAGGCGCGGCGATTTGCCCGGGCGCTGGTTCACGACCGGGAGCAGCGGCGCTTCGAGACGACGAGACAGTTGGCGGGATTGATTGAGCGTCTTTCGCCTCGGCGCGGGCGCAAGAGGCATCCGGCAACTCGGGTGTTCCAGGCCCTGCGGATGGCCGTCAACGACGAGTTAGGTTCTTTGCAACGGGGTTTGGAAGGTGTGCTCGGCCTTTTGCGGCCCGGCGGGCGCTTGGCGGTCATTACCTTCCATTCCGCCGAGGACCGGCTGGTGAAGGATTTCGGGCGCGCGCGCGCGCGGGAATACACATTCACTGGAGGGGTGGATGTTCCGGAGTTGCGTGAAGCGCGCGCGCCCGAGTTGAAATGGGTGACGCGCAAGGCGCTCAAGCCGGCGGCGGGAGAGTTGGCAGACAATCCCCGCAGCCGCAGCGCGCAGTTGCGAGTGATGGAAAAAATATAA